One genomic region from Rosa rugosa chromosome 1, drRosRugo1.1, whole genome shotgun sequence encodes:
- the LOC133738933 gene encoding glucosidase 2 subunit beta-like isoform X2, which yields MIDLCRVVGLCELFEGTYACPGGKFYCRNVGHAPLQLFSSRVNDGICDCCDGSDEYDGKVNCPNTCWEAGKVARDKLKKKIATYQEGVAIRKQEVEQAKVAMAKDEAELSKLQSDQKTLKRLVEQLRERKEQIEKAEERERLQKEKEEQEKKEAEEKAKQENSGGEDQEKTKAEEEAKKEKGEDVEDGSAEDKPIESQHDDNVGNLDDSHSYQDTAEKHDDLGTKDGSIDTPEHIGSLVDGVQQEAVKQKKESVATSEPDFDGGSKVPHDENVRVN from the exons ATGATTGATCTCTGTCGAGTTGTTGGGTTGTGCGAGTTGTTTGAAG GTACTTATGCATGCCCAGGTGGAAAGTTCTATTGTCGAAATGTGGGTCACGCTCCTCTCCAGCTATTTTCATCCAGAGTCAATGATGGTATTTGTG ACTGCTGTGATGGGAGTGATGAATATGATGGTAAAGTAAATTGCCCAAATACATGTTGGGAGGCTGGGAAAGTGGCTAGAGATAAGCTGAAAAAGAAGATTGCTACTTACCAAGAGGGAGTTGCAATACGAAAACAGGAAGTTGAACAAGCAAAAGTAGCTATGGCTAAAGACGAGGCAGAACTATCAAAGCTGCAAAGTGACCAGAAAACACTAAAGCGACTTGTTGAACAGCTCAGAG AGCGTAAAGAACAAATAGAAAAGGCTGAGGAGAGGGAACGGttacagaaagaaaaagaagagcagGAGAAAAAAGAAGCAGAAGAGAAAGCTAAGCAGGAGAACAGTGGTGGTGAAGACCAGGAGAAAACTAAAGCTGAAGAGGAAGCTAAGAAGGAAAAGGGTGAGGATGTGGAGGATGGCAGTGCTGAAGACAAACCTATAGAAAGTCAACATGATGATAATGTTGGGAATTTGGACGATTCTCATTCATACCAG GATACAGCAGAGAAACATGATGACTTAGGTACTAAAGATGGTAGTATTGATACTCCTGAACATATAGGGTCTCTGGTTGATGGTGTACAACAG GAAGCTGTAAAGCAGAAGAAAGAGTCTGTTGCTACATCTGAACCTGACTTTGATGGCGGAAGCAAGGTGCCTCATGATGAG AACGTTAGAGTCAACTAG
- the LOC133738933 gene encoding glucosidase 2 subunit beta-like isoform X3 — protein MIDLCRVVGLCELFEGTYACPGGKFYCRNVGHAPLQLFSSRVNDGICDCCDGSDEYDGKVNCPNTCWEAGKVARDKLKKKIATYQEGVAIRKQEVEQAKVAMAKDEAELSKLQSDQKTLKRLVEQLRERKEQIEKAEERERLQKEKEEQEKKEAEEKAKQENSGGEDQEKTKAEEEAKKEKGEDVEDGSAEDKPIESQHDDNVGNLDDSHSYQEAVKQKKESVATSEPDFDGGSKVPHDEVMTIRSLYL, from the exons ATGATTGATCTCTGTCGAGTTGTTGGGTTGTGCGAGTTGTTTGAAG GTACTTATGCATGCCCAGGTGGAAAGTTCTATTGTCGAAATGTGGGTCACGCTCCTCTCCAGCTATTTTCATCCAGAGTCAATGATGGTATTTGTG ACTGCTGTGATGGGAGTGATGAATATGATGGTAAAGTAAATTGCCCAAATACATGTTGGGAGGCTGGGAAAGTGGCTAGAGATAAGCTGAAAAAGAAGATTGCTACTTACCAAGAGGGAGTTGCAATACGAAAACAGGAAGTTGAACAAGCAAAAGTAGCTATGGCTAAAGACGAGGCAGAACTATCAAAGCTGCAAAGTGACCAGAAAACACTAAAGCGACTTGTTGAACAGCTCAGAG AGCGTAAAGAACAAATAGAAAAGGCTGAGGAGAGGGAACGGttacagaaagaaaaagaagagcagGAGAAAAAAGAAGCAGAAGAGAAAGCTAAGCAGGAGAACAGTGGTGGTGAAGACCAGGAGAAAACTAAAGCTGAAGAGGAAGCTAAGAAGGAAAAGGGTGAGGATGTGGAGGATGGCAGTGCTGAAGACAAACCTATAGAAAGTCAACATGATGATAATGTTGGGAATTTGGACGATTCTCATTCATACCAG GAAGCTGTAAAGCAGAAGAAAGAGTCTGTTGCTACATCTGAACCTGACTTTGATGGCGGAAGCAAGGTGCCTCATGATGAGGTAATGACTATCAGATCACTTTATTTATAG
- the LOC133738933 gene encoding glucosidase 2 subunit beta-like isoform X1, which yields MIDLCRVVGLCELFEGTYACPGGKFYCRNVGHAPLQLFSSRVNDGICDCCDGSDEYDGKVNCPNTCWEAGKVARDKLKKKIATYQEGVAIRKQEVEQAKVAMAKDEAELSKLQSDQKTLKRLVEQLRERKEQIEKAEERERLQKEKEEQEKKEAEEKAKQENSGGEDQEKTKAEEEAKKEKGEDVEDGSAEDKPIESQHDDNVGNLDDSHSYQDTAEKHDDLGTKDGSIDTPEHIGSLVDGVQQEAVKQKKESVATSEPDFDGGSKVPHDEVMTIRSLYL from the exons ATGATTGATCTCTGTCGAGTTGTTGGGTTGTGCGAGTTGTTTGAAG GTACTTATGCATGCCCAGGTGGAAAGTTCTATTGTCGAAATGTGGGTCACGCTCCTCTCCAGCTATTTTCATCCAGAGTCAATGATGGTATTTGTG ACTGCTGTGATGGGAGTGATGAATATGATGGTAAAGTAAATTGCCCAAATACATGTTGGGAGGCTGGGAAAGTGGCTAGAGATAAGCTGAAAAAGAAGATTGCTACTTACCAAGAGGGAGTTGCAATACGAAAACAGGAAGTTGAACAAGCAAAAGTAGCTATGGCTAAAGACGAGGCAGAACTATCAAAGCTGCAAAGTGACCAGAAAACACTAAAGCGACTTGTTGAACAGCTCAGAG AGCGTAAAGAACAAATAGAAAAGGCTGAGGAGAGGGAACGGttacagaaagaaaaagaagagcagGAGAAAAAAGAAGCAGAAGAGAAAGCTAAGCAGGAGAACAGTGGTGGTGAAGACCAGGAGAAAACTAAAGCTGAAGAGGAAGCTAAGAAGGAAAAGGGTGAGGATGTGGAGGATGGCAGTGCTGAAGACAAACCTATAGAAAGTCAACATGATGATAATGTTGGGAATTTGGACGATTCTCATTCATACCAG GATACAGCAGAGAAACATGATGACTTAGGTACTAAAGATGGTAGTATTGATACTCCTGAACATATAGGGTCTCTGGTTGATGGTGTACAACAG GAAGCTGTAAAGCAGAAGAAAGAGTCTGTTGCTACATCTGAACCTGACTTTGATGGCGGAAGCAAGGTGCCTCATGATGAGGTAATGACTATCAGATCACTTTATTTATAG
- the LOC133729168 gene encoding uncharacterized protein LOC133729168 — protein sequence MQCITTVRYSFLVNGQPRGYVTPTRGLRQGDPLSPYLFVLCPEGFSALLDRKFQQGQLSGISICSCAPRIHHLLFADNSLLFGNASLEECIQLQYVLSDYEEFLGVQVVAKHDKYLGLSTYVGRQKTETFAYITKRLSKKLEGWQGKLLSGAGMHLLIRVVAQALPSYAMSCFLLPKTFYDTLHQKCDKFWWGSKGDQRKIHWLSWDKLCQPKENRGMGFRDLHAHNLAFKVPNKVLWDAELTSTPSACWRGVFEALKILKKGFRWQVGDGRLIHVWDTPWLPRPCSFRPFFRYPSAPEWVHKLILPSGTWDRDLIVAQFDPDDAALILSIPLSNRQVQDRLIWHYDAKGRFTTKIAYKIAYESVHDLTLGTTTSDLNVSFWKKIWFAKIPGKVKVHIWKACSGILPTERNRRVWNGKAVWLHQLAFQAFHHLRLFQHASRAVVSSLRSRRVVVPWQPPSPGWLKDNFDGAYNGTLGKGSIGVIVRDSNGEVVGGVCKFVASISSPVEIKAFAARAACDLESQFHLAPISFEGDCLQVIQAINVGEEDTSPWGRLIDDYVSFLGQLPGASFSHVFRETNSAANKLARLALFSQVNISWYGCIPTDIRGFVTSHCML from the exons ATGCAGTGCATTACTACAGTTCGTTATTCCTTCTTGGTTAATGGGCAGCCCCGGGGTTATGTCACACCGACTAGGGGACTCCGTCAGGGAGACCCTCTCTCCCCTTACTTATTTGTTCTATGCCCTGAGGGCTTCTCAGCATTGCTGGATAGGAAGTTTCAGCAAGGTCAGTTATCTGGTATTTCTATTTGCTCTTGTGCCCCTCGTATTCATCACTTACTTTTTGCTGACAATAGTCTATTGTTTGGGAATGCTTCTCTGGAAGAGTGTATTCAACTTCAATATGTTTTAAGTGATTATGAAG AATTCTTGGGTGTTCAAGTTGTTGCTAAGCATGATAAGTACTTGGGGCTTTCGACTTATGTGGGAAGACAGAAAACAGAAACTTTTGCATACATCACTAAAAGGCTCAGTAAGAAGCTTGAAGGTTGGCAGGGGAAACTCCTTAGTGGTGCAGGGATGCATCTGCTAATTCGAGTTGTTGCCCAGGCATTACCTTCATATGCTATGAGTTGCTTTTTATTGCCTAAAACTTTCTATGATACTCTTCATCAAAAGTGTGATAAGTTTTGGTGGGGTAGTAAAGGTGATCAGAGAAAGATACATTGGCTTTCGTGGGATAAGCTCTGCCAACCTAAAGAGAATAGAGGGATGGGTTTCCGCGACTTGCATGCTCATAATCTAGCTTT CAAAGTACCTAATAAGGTATTATGGGACGCTGAATTGACCTCCACACCTTCTGCATGTTGGAGGGGGGTTTTTGAGGCTTTAAAGATTTTGAAAAAGGGATTCCGCTGGCAGGTTGGTGATGGGAGGTTGATTCATGTTTGGGATACTCCTTGGTTACCACGACCTTGTTCCTTCCGACCTTTTTTTCGCTACCCTTCTGCTCCTGAATGGGTACACAAGCTCATCCTACCATCTGGCACATGGGATAGAGATCTCATTGTGGCTCAGTTTGATCCTGATGATGCTGCACTCATACTCTCAATTCCACTTAGTAACAGACAAGTGCAAGATAGGCTGATATGGCATTATGATGCAAAAGGTAGGTTTACTACCAAGATTGCGTACAAAATCGCCTATGAGTCAGTGCATGACCTAACTTTGGGTACTACTACCTCAGATCTTAATGTTTCTTTTTGGAAGAAGATATGGTTTGCCAAGATACCAGGCAAAGTTAAAGTGCACATTTGGAAAGCGTGTTCTGGAATTCTACCTACG GAACGGAATAGGAGGGTTTGGAATGGTAAGGCTGTGTGGCTGCATCAGTTGGCCTTTCAAGCCTTTCATCACCTTCGTCTTTTTCAACATGCATCTAGAGCTGTTGTTTCTTCTTTGAGGTCACGAAGAGTTGTGGTTCCTTGGCAACCTCCTTCACCTGGTTGGCTGAAAGACAACTTTGATGGAGCCTACAATGGGACTTTGGGAAAGGGTAGTATTGGTGTGATTGTGAGAGACTCTAATGGAGAGGTAGTTGGAGGTGTCTGCAAGTTTGTCGCTTCTATCTCTTCTCCTGTTGAGATTAAAGCTTTCGCTGCCAGAGCAGCTTGTGATTTGGAGTCTCAATTTCACCTTGCACCGATCAGTTTTGAAGGGGACTGCTTGCAGGTTATTCAAGCCATTAATGTTGGGGAAGAGGACACGTCTCCTTGGGGTCGTTTGATTGATGATTATGTCTCCTTCTTGGGTCAGTTACCGGGTGCTTCTTTCTCCCATGTTTTCCGAGAGACCAATTCTGCTGCTAATAAGCTAGCTAGATTAGCTCTTTTTAGTCAAGTTAATATCTCTTGGTATGGTTGTATTCCTACAGATATTAGGGGTTTTGTAACCTCACATTGTATGCTCTAG
- the LOC133725127 gene encoding glyoxylase I 4 has protein sequence MKEIVGNPLHLKSLNHISLICRSVEESIDFYQNILGFIPIRRPGSFDFDGAWLFGYGIGIHLLQSEEPEKMPKKTEINPKDNHISFQCESMGAVEKKLKEMELNYKRSMVEEGGIHVDQLFFHDPDGFMIEICDCDNLPVIPIAGEVARACSLVNLPMLQQQQQIRVTQQ, from the exons ATGAAGGAAATTGTGGGAAACCCTCTTCATCTAAAATCTCTGAACCACATCTCACTTATCTGCAGATCAGTTGAAGAATCCATtgatttttaccaaaatattcTTGGGTTTATCCCAATTAGAAGGCCTGGATCATTTGATTTTGATGGGGCATG GTTATTCGGGTATGGAATCGGAATCCATCTTTTGCAATCTGAGGAGCCGGAAAAGATGCCCAAGAAGACTGAGATTAATCCCAAAGATAATCACATTTCTTTTCAG TGTGAGAGCATGGGAGCAGTGGAGAAGAAGCTGAAGGAGATGGAGCTGAACTATAAACGGTCGATGGTGGAGGAAGGCGGTATCCACGTCGATCAGTTGTTCTTCCATGACCCGGACGGCTTCATGATCGAAATATGCGACTGTGACAACCTCCCGGTGATTCCGATAGCCGGCGAGGTGGCTCGGGCATGTTCTCTTGTAAACCTGCCGATGTTGCAGCAGCAACAGCAGATACGAGTCACCCAACAGTAG
- the LOC133738933 gene encoding glucosidase 2 subunit beta-like isoform X4: MIDLCRVVGLCELFEGTYACPGGKFYCRNVGHAPLQLFSSRVNDGICDCCDGSDEYDGKVNCPNTCWEAGKVARDKLKKKIATYQEGVAIRKQEVEQAKVAMAKDEAELSKLQSDQKTLKRLVEQLRERKEQIEKAEERERLQKEKEEQEKKEAEEKAKQENSGGEDQEKTKAEEEAKKEKGEDVEDGSAEDKPIESQHDDNVGNLDDSHSYQEAVKQKKESVATSEPDFDGGSKVPHDENVRVN, translated from the exons ATGATTGATCTCTGTCGAGTTGTTGGGTTGTGCGAGTTGTTTGAAG GTACTTATGCATGCCCAGGTGGAAAGTTCTATTGTCGAAATGTGGGTCACGCTCCTCTCCAGCTATTTTCATCCAGAGTCAATGATGGTATTTGTG ACTGCTGTGATGGGAGTGATGAATATGATGGTAAAGTAAATTGCCCAAATACATGTTGGGAGGCTGGGAAAGTGGCTAGAGATAAGCTGAAAAAGAAGATTGCTACTTACCAAGAGGGAGTTGCAATACGAAAACAGGAAGTTGAACAAGCAAAAGTAGCTATGGCTAAAGACGAGGCAGAACTATCAAAGCTGCAAAGTGACCAGAAAACACTAAAGCGACTTGTTGAACAGCTCAGAG AGCGTAAAGAACAAATAGAAAAGGCTGAGGAGAGGGAACGGttacagaaagaaaaagaagagcagGAGAAAAAAGAAGCAGAAGAGAAAGCTAAGCAGGAGAACAGTGGTGGTGAAGACCAGGAGAAAACTAAAGCTGAAGAGGAAGCTAAGAAGGAAAAGGGTGAGGATGTGGAGGATGGCAGTGCTGAAGACAAACCTATAGAAAGTCAACATGATGATAATGTTGGGAATTTGGACGATTCTCATTCATACCAG GAAGCTGTAAAGCAGAAGAAAGAGTCTGTTGCTACATCTGAACCTGACTTTGATGGCGGAAGCAAGGTGCCTCATGATGAG AACGTTAGAGTCAACTAG